A window of Cohnella herbarum contains these coding sequences:
- a CDS encoding tyrosine-type recombinase/integrase has translation MPTATRERLASSKITLHHPIDYYFDIFFRAKKIEGLKPRTLNDHKSHYRYLQRWLTKHHPTLKLEELTADHFRQYVGHMLTEQALYDGHPTLQDHNTAQGLSPATVNIRTRTLKCFLRFLHDEGYLQTDLASRVKLQKVKEDTLGAFEKEQVLQLLAAPNQREYTGFRDYVLLTLLFDTGLRINEALNLTADDLDVANRTITVRATVAKNGTSRVVPVRKRTAELLAALIQENRKQFATRCPSTVFLLNYGKPLTYNQAYERIRLHGDKAGITGVRVSPHTFRHTFATLYVLNGGDPFTLQKILGHHDFSMVRKYVQVNQRDLQEKHEQSSPLAGV, from the coding sequence ATGCCAACAGCAACTCGTGAACGGCTAGCTTCTTCTAAGATCACCCTACATCATCCGATTGATTATTACTTTGATATATTTTTTCGCGCCAAGAAAATCGAAGGGTTGAAGCCCCGGACGCTGAACGACCACAAAAGCCACTACCGTTACCTGCAACGCTGGCTGACTAAACACCACCCGACACTCAAACTGGAAGAACTGACCGCTGACCACTTTCGCCAGTACGTCGGGCACATGCTGACCGAACAGGCTCTATACGACGGACACCCGACGTTGCAAGACCACAACACAGCCCAAGGTTTGTCCCCCGCAACCGTGAACATCCGTACCCGGACGCTCAAGTGCTTCCTTCGGTTTCTCCACGACGAAGGCTACCTGCAAACTGACCTTGCTTCCCGTGTCAAACTGCAAAAGGTAAAAGAGGACACGCTTGGTGCATTCGAGAAAGAGCAAGTCCTCCAACTGCTAGCAGCGCCAAACCAGCGGGAGTATACCGGCTTCCGTGACTACGTGCTGCTCACCTTGCTTTTCGACACCGGATTGCGGATCAACGAAGCGCTGAACCTCACTGCGGATGACCTAGACGTTGCCAATAGAACAATCACTGTCCGCGCCACCGTTGCCAAGAACGGCACGTCAAGGGTTGTACCTGTACGCAAACGTACTGCGGAACTTCTCGCCGCACTCATCCAAGAGAACCGAAAGCAGTTTGCCACCCGCTGCCCTTCCACCGTGTTTCTGCTCAACTACGGCAAGCCCCTGACGTACAACCAAGCCTATGAGCGTATCCGTCTCCACGGCGACAAAGCTGGAATAACTGGCGTTCGAGTTTCTCCGCACACGTTCCGGCACACGTTCGCAACGCTGTACGTCCTTAATGGCGGCGACCCTTTCACGCTGCAAAAGATACTCGGCCACCATGATTTCAGTATGGTCAGGAAATACGTCCAAGTGAATCAACGTGACCTGCAAGAGAAACACGAACAAAGCAGTCCGTTGGCTGGCGTGTAA